The following coding sequences lie in one Treponema socranskii subsp. buccale genomic window:
- a CDS encoding iron-containing alcohol dehydrogenase has translation MADFIFRISPNIVLGSYMLSRIGQYVREYGSRFLIIMDPILKEVNLADKLIEPLSERKIDYFIFNEFGESADTKTVERILALARDGRIHGIIAAGGSKVLSVASAVASLYNENHDLYDYVDGAVPTTGALPLVCVPTTIRAPFIYTNMIPIVDSRSRQIKLLKAQSTLCKLAVIDPNLTLTLTDNQNTAMAVETMCLALEAYLSQKASFFSDMLVEKSIELMGYALCGSPTLEITTPEEILKSQAGCMASLAAAASAPGLGSLLSLCINSRFGVSRSLIASILFPSIIEDAGKFKVERVEKLAHVSRIVPSDVHGEEAAARFAEYIRQLLAKANLPSRIKELSISIQQLALPAEDAGRLELANTLPRSMSSDDLFDFIKSVY, from the coding sequence ATGGCTGATTTTATTTTCCGTATTTCACCGAATATCGTGTTGGGATCGTATATGCTGAGCCGCATCGGACAGTATGTGCGCGAATACGGTTCGCGTTTTCTCATCATCATGGATCCTATTTTAAAAGAAGTGAACCTCGCGGACAAACTGATCGAGCCGCTTTCGGAACGCAAAATCGACTATTTTATTTTTAACGAATTCGGCGAAAGCGCGGATACGAAAACCGTCGAACGCATACTCGCCCTCGCACGCGACGGACGCATCCACGGTATCATCGCCGCAGGCGGTTCGAAAGTACTCAGCGTCGCCTCGGCGGTCGCTTCTTTGTATAACGAAAATCACGATCTCTATGATTATGTCGACGGCGCCGTTCCGACGACGGGAGCGCTGCCGCTCGTCTGTGTGCCGACGACGATCCGCGCTCCGTTTATTTACACGAACATGATTCCTATCGTCGATTCCCGCTCTCGGCAAATAAAACTGCTCAAAGCTCAGAGTACGCTCTGTAAACTTGCCGTCATCGATCCGAATTTGACGCTCACGCTTACCGACAATCAAAATACCGCGATGGCCGTTGAAACGATGTGCCTCGCACTCGAAGCATATCTTTCGCAAAAGGCGAGCTTTTTCAGCGATATGCTTGTCGAAAAATCAATCGAACTCATGGGCTACGCGCTTTGCGGTTCGCCGACGCTCGAAATCACTACTCCGGAAGAAATACTCAAATCGCAGGCCGGCTGCATGGCCTCTCTCGCCGCTGCAGCCAGCGCACCGGGGCTCGGCTCGCTTCTTTCGCTGTGCATCAATTCCCGGTTCGGCGTTTCGCGTTCGCTTATCGCATCGATTTTATTTCCGAGCATCATCGAAGACGCCGGTAAATTCAAAGTCGAACGCGTAGAAAAACTTGCGCACGTTTCGCGTATCGTTCCTTCCGATGTGCACGGCGAAGAAGCGGCCGCCCGTTTTGCGGAATACATTCGACAGCTCCTTGCCAAAGCGAATCTGCCGTCGCGCATAAAAGAATTGTCGATTTCGATTCAACAGCTCGCACTCCCGGCCGAAGACGCAGGCCGGCTCGAACTGGCAAATACGCTGCCGCGCAGTATGTCATCGGATGATTTGTTCGATTTTATCAAATCGGTGTACTGA